Proteins encoded together in one Methanobrevibacter sp. window:
- a CDS encoding phosphopantetheine adenylyltransferase, whose amino-acid sequence MDSRKYNKVAVGGTFDKFHDGHKKLLSTAFEIAENLEIGVTSDEFGGLKGDIDSCEIRMGNLKSFFKDRSNFIIVPLDDPYGTTIYDGSFDAIVVSEETEPTAIEINEIRISKGMNPLDIVVVSFVLAYDGIPISSTRIRRGEINKNGEIVY is encoded by the coding sequence ATGGATTCTAGGAAATATAATAAAGTGGCTGTTGGCGGAACTTTTGATAAATTTCATGACGGTCATAAAAAGTTATTATCCACGGCTTTTGAAATTGCTGAAAATCTGGAAATTGGAGTTACTTCAGATGAATTTGGTGGTTTAAAAGGTGATATTGATTCTTGTGAAATTAGGATGGGCAATCTTAAATCATTTTTTAAGGATAGGTCTAATTTTATTATCGTCCCGTTGGATGACCCTTATGGAACTACAATTTATGATGGTAGTTTTGATGCGATTGTTGTTAGTGAAGAAACAGAACCTACAGCAATCGAAATTAATGAGATTAGAATTTCCAAAGGCATGAATCCTCTTGATATTGTTGTAGTTAGTTTTGTTTTAGCATATGATGGCATTCCTATTTCATCCACTAGAATTAGGCGTGGCGAAATTAATAAAAATGGGGAAATTGTATATTAG
- a CDS encoding 4Fe-4S binding protein, with protein MAVNIDSEKCGHIENCPVQGLCVKICEQGALVEEDGDVKIVPEKCDDCDLCIQNCPNQAISKA; from the coding sequence ATGGCAGTAAATATTGACTCAGAAAAGTGTGGACACATCGAAAATTGTCCTGTACAAGGTTTATGTGTAAAAATTTGCGAACAAGGAGCACTCGTCGAGGAAGACGGTGATGTAAAAATTGTCCCTGAAAAATGTGATGACTGCGATCTTTGTATCCAAAATTGTCCTAATCAAGCTATTTCCAAAGCATGA
- the fwdF gene encoding tungsten-dependent formylmethanofuran dehydrogenase subunit FwdF: MFNVERSGNEARKLVYKDDKCVGCGICTDVCPTSSLRLGPIVPIARGLIELDLISCNADSCVLCGLCSVACPFDALSLSIDGEDIKEMGNYPSWETECVVDEEECIYCGRCYKVCPRDAIIFERTLPERKDLVRGEISIDKDECIYCSFCADLCPAEAITVTNVPTSSVDVINNSIEVDLDKCVFCGVCKRVCPQDAIKEICSTCMLQDEIKVPEIVGDTFISKGSCVNCSWCSEICPVDAITITKPFDGTLEVVENEADEKVCKGDACHACQDVCPCNAVEIVDGKAVTNLDFCNLCGACITACPQNIRVLNRTAMKLDNINSESWDEILNSLLGGK; the protein is encoded by the coding sequence ATGTTTAATGTTGAAAGGAGCGGAAATGAAGCCCGTAAGTTGGTCTATAAAGATGATAAATGTGTAGGATGTGGTATTTGTACTGATGTTTGTCCTACTTCTTCTTTAAGGCTAGGTCCAATCGTACCAATAGCACGTGGTTTGATTGAACTGGATTTGATTTCATGTAATGCAGATTCATGCGTTCTATGCGGATTATGTTCTGTAGCTTGTCCATTTGATGCATTATCATTGTCTATTGATGGTGAAGACATCAAAGAAATGGGCAACTATCCTAGTTGGGAAACAGAATGTGTTGTCGATGAAGAAGAATGTATATACTGTGGCAGATGTTATAAAGTTTGCCCTCGTGATGCAATTATATTTGAAAGGACTCTTCCTGAAAGAAAAGATCTGGTGAGAGGGGAAATTTCAATTGATAAGGATGAATGTATCTACTGTTCATTCTGTGCAGACTTATGTCCTGCTGAAGCTATTACAGTAACTAATGTTCCTACTTCTAGCGTTGATGTAATCAATAATTCTATTGAAGTCGACCTTGACAAATGTGTATTTTGTGGCGTATGTAAAAGAGTTTGCCCTCAAGATGCAATTAAGGAAATTTGTTCAACTTGTATGTTGCAAGATGAAATTAAAGTTCCAGAAATTGTCGGTGATACATTTATTTCAAAAGGATCTTGTGTAAATTGTAGCTGGTGTTCTGAAATTTGCCCTGTTGATGCAATTACTATTACAAAACCGTTTGACGGTACTTTGGAAGTTGTTGAAAACGAGGCAGATGAAAAGGTCTGTAAAGGCGATGCATGCCACGCATGTCAAGATGTATGTCCATGTAATGCAGTTGAGATTGTTGATGGAAAAGCAGTTACTAATTTAGATTTCTGTAACTTATGTGGTGCTTGCATAACAGCTTGTCCACAAAATATTAGAGTATTAAACAGAACTGCTATGAAATTAGATAATATTAACTCTGAATCATGGGATGAAATTTTAAACTCACTTTTAGGTGGAAAATAG
- a CDS encoding class III signal peptide-containing protein, producing the protein MLGTQFLTTGPMYNLKLDNKGQGSAELILIVGGLLVIVLFVGSYMSNITQNTQENINSLLKKERDNLINKI; encoded by the coding sequence ATGTTAGGAACACAATTCTTGACAACAGGACCCATGTATAACTTAAAACTAGACAATAAAGGACAGGGAAGTGCTGAATTAATCTTAATAGTCGGAGGGCTATTAGTAATAGTGCTTTTTGTCGGAAGCTACATGTCCAACATTACACAAAACACACAGGAAAATATAAATAGCTTGCTAAAAAAAGAACGAGATAACTTAATAAATAAAATTTGA
- a CDS encoding class III signal peptide-containing protein: MKKMKALINENSGQGAAEYILLFGGVIVIALLALTIYRTYMETSDTSLKAKDDIIDVRNTILDNRTHV, translated from the coding sequence ATGAAAAAAATGAAAGCATTAATCAATGAAAATTCGGGGCAAGGGGCAGCAGAATACATTCTCCTTTTTGGAGGAGTAATCGTTATTGCATTACTTGCACTAACAATATATAGAACATATATGGAAACAAGTGACACAAGTTTAAAAGCAAAAGACGACATTATAGATGTTAGGAACACAATTCTTGACAACAGGACCCATGTATAA
- a CDS encoding metal-dependent hydrolase, translating to MEIRWLGHSAFEIISDDDVKILIDPFISNNPSCQVPVEELNPDIILLTHGHSDHFGDALEISNSTNAPIACIHEISLFLAKQGIRNISVNIGGSFIFRNIKFTMLDAKHSSDIDIVEETVPGGSAASFLITFEDGTKVFHAGDTGLFGDMKEIIGEIYKPDIVLIPIGDKFTMGPFEAALASMWLNPKVVIPMHYNTFPPIEQDPAIFANFVNQFNPNIDVVVMNPDEYFEYNPEE from the coding sequence ATGGAAATTAGATGGTTAGGTCATTCTGCATTTGAAATCATTAGCGATGATGATGTAAAAATTTTAATTGATCCCTTTATTAGCAATAACCCTTCATGCCAAGTTCCGGTTGAGGAATTAAACCCTGATATAATTTTGCTCACTCATGGTCACTCTGATCATTTTGGAGATGCATTGGAAATCTCCAACAGCACCAATGCCCCAATAGCTTGCATACATGAAATTTCACTCTTTTTAGCTAAACAGGGAATAAGAAATATTAGTGTTAATATAGGTGGATCATTTATATTTAGAAATATCAAATTTACCATGCTCGATGCTAAACATTCCTCAGACATTGACATTGTTGAGGAAACCGTTCCCGGCGGTAGTGCAGCCAGTTTTTTAATAACATTCGAAGATGGAACTAAGGTTTTCCATGCTGGCGACACTGGTTTATTCGGTGATATGAAAGAGATTATAGGTGAAATATACAAGCCGGATATTGTATTAATTCCAATAGGTGATAAATTTACGATGGGTCCATTCGAGGCAGCCCTTGCTTCAATGTGGTTAAATCCAAAAGTGGTAATACCTATGCATTATAATACTTTCCCGCCTATAGAGCAGGATCCGGCAATCTTTGCTAATTTTGTAAATCAGTTTAACCCAAACATTGATGTAGTGGTTATGAATCCTGATGAATATTTTGAGTATAATCCTGAAGAATAA
- the rqcH gene encoding ribosome rescue protein RqcH — translation MKSMSNVDIYTISDELNKLLSGARVDKSFQPTSDIVIIRFHVPGTGRVDLVMQCGSRIHTSQYPLENPTTPPTFPMLLRKRIKGAHVESIKQHNFDRVVEIKVKKDKYYTIIVELFDKGNIILLDDENNIILPLKRKLMSDRDISSKREYKFPEERGINPITATEEEFKEIFKKNSDVVRTLARNGLGSLYAEEVIQRTNETIELDKNTSNSELSEEQLNVLFESFKNLFDNLKNESTKPQIVKSETSEDVVPLDLVKYDDFKKTYYSNFNEACDEFYSKKINSAIKDVKEAAWNKKVNKYEKRLRLQQETLDNFNTTIEESQHKGEVIYSNYTSIENIVNVVNSARDKDYSFKEIGKTLKKAKKDGMDEAQIYESIDKLGVLTLDIDNTKINIDPKLTIPENAEIYYEKAKKAKRKTKGALIAIENTKKQLEKVKAKKDVAMEHISTPKKRVKKNLKWYEKLRWFLSSEGILVVGGRDANTNENIVKKYLEPNDIYLHADIHGASSLAIKLNGAELNDNILKESGEFAASFSSAWSKGFTSQDVFWVHPDQVSKTPEAGEFLAKGSFVIRGHRNYIRGARVKIAIGIVDYEGKRIMVGPIDALEAHCENFVVLKPGFTKKEAIAKKIIHKINEDDLLTLDDIIRVLPSGKCDIDEEYHQRKKYEKKYES, via the coding sequence ATGAAATCCATGTCAAATGTGGATATATATACAATAAGTGATGAATTGAATAAATTATTAAGTGGTGCAAGAGTAGACAAATCATTCCAGCCAACCTCAGATATAGTGATAATAAGATTTCATGTTCCTGGAACCGGCAGGGTTGATTTAGTGATGCAATGTGGCTCTAGAATACACACAAGCCAATATCCTCTTGAAAATCCAACCACACCACCGACCTTTCCTATGCTTTTGAGAAAAAGAATTAAAGGCGCACATGTTGAAAGCATTAAACAACACAACTTTGACCGTGTGGTCGAAATAAAAGTGAAAAAAGATAAATATTATACAATCATCGTGGAATTATTCGATAAAGGAAACATCATTCTTTTAGATGATGAAAACAATATCATTTTACCTCTTAAAAGAAAACTGATGAGCGATAGAGACATAAGCTCAAAAAGAGAATATAAATTCCCTGAAGAAAGGGGAATTAATCCAATCACAGCAACAGAAGAGGAATTTAAAGAAATATTTAAAAAGAACAGTGATGTTGTAAGAACACTTGCAAGAAATGGTCTTGGCAGCCTCTATGCAGAGGAAGTCATACAAAGGACAAATGAAACCATTGAACTTGACAAAAACACATCCAATAGTGAACTTAGCGAAGAACAGTTAAACGTATTGTTTGAGAGCTTTAAAAATTTATTTGATAATTTGAAAAATGAATCAACCAAACCGCAAATTGTGAAAAGCGAAACCAGCGAGGACGTCGTCCCGCTTGATTTAGTCAAATATGATGATTTCAAAAAAACATACTACAGCAATTTCAACGAAGCATGCGATGAATTCTACTCCAAAAAAATAAATTCCGCAATAAAAGATGTGAAAGAGGCTGCCTGGAATAAGAAAGTAAACAAATATGAAAAAAGATTACGTTTACAGCAAGAAACACTTGATAATTTTAATACAACTATCGAAGAAAGCCAACATAAGGGAGAGGTAATCTACTCTAATTACACAAGCATTGAAAATATTGTAAATGTTGTAAACTCAGCAAGGGATAAAGACTACTCCTTTAAAGAAATTGGAAAAACACTGAAAAAAGCAAAAAAAGATGGGATGGATGAAGCTCAAATATATGAATCTATCGACAAGCTAGGCGTTTTAACCTTGGATATTGACAACACTAAAATAAATATCGATCCAAAGCTAACAATTCCTGAAAATGCAGAGATTTATTATGAAAAAGCTAAAAAGGCAAAACGTAAAACTAAAGGTGCCCTCATAGCTATAGAAAATACTAAAAAACAACTTGAAAAAGTTAAAGCTAAAAAAGACGTAGCCATGGAACACATATCCACACCTAAAAAAAGAGTCAAGAAAAACCTCAAATGGTATGAGAAACTGAGATGGTTCTTAAGCTCTGAGGGGATTCTGGTTGTCGGCGGCCGTGATGCGAATACAAATGAGAATATCGTGAAGAAATATTTAGAGCCAAATGACATTTATTTGCATGCAGATATACATGGTGCATCATCACTAGCAATAAAATTAAATGGTGCTGAATTAAATGACAATATCCTTAAAGAATCTGGGGAGTTTGCAGCATCATTTTCATCTGCTTGGTCGAAAGGTTTCACATCCCAAGACGTGTTTTGGGTCCATCCAGACCAAGTTTCAAAAACACCTGAAGCGGGGGAATTTTTAGCTAAAGGGTCATTTGTAATAAGAGGCCACCGCAATTATATACGAGGTGCAAGAGTAAAGATAGCTATTGGAATCGTCGATTATGAAGGAAAAAGAATAATGGTCGGTCCAATCGATGCCCTGGAAGCGCATTGTGAAAATTTTGTTGTTTTAAAACCGGGATTTACTAAAAAAGAAGCAATTGCCAAAAAAATAATTCATAAGATAAATGAAGATGATTTGCTTACCCTTGATGATATCATAAGGGTGCTGCCTTCAGGAAAATGTGACATTGACGAGGAATATCATCAAAGAAAAAAATATGAAAAAAAATATGAAAGTTAA
- a CDS encoding DUF2070 family protein has protein sequence MSSMSSVAGLSKFITTLPKTRYSAMGIIILSFLLGSTIFLIDLTPNQWIVEELIYGGLYGILVFGITSMMSGFLNQQIISMLHGINLKIKHSMFLSCLSMTFLGIVIILGCIVSWLINTDIFLNSMLFGCVLIYGFNTLVFWATSKVRFTVAAITGLIQPILILTMYTLITFLFIDTSFIGPVILQITIKAIVAAIIFVLAIYAFITIIASPFQKNLGIGVLDLLSLFIAHMNEGSNSLEGLFETMGEAIDTVVTFVSFKNENGIKALFISPSVHPGPLGDLGGSNMPTLLANKFDHFTMVAHGPSTHDFNPIAVSEIDKIENTVKEGLKKVEYSPNASKFVRYNAEKANIGVQFFNEGMVILSTFAPEAVDDIEFGVGLTMMAQSRSKCNVEDSIIVDCHNSFEPESGEVLPGNSEVFHLIEVIEKIDANQDKESIKIGCYENSMETMDKQEGIGESGIKTMVIEVDGQRTAYVLFDSNNMEIGFRQEIIDAVKDLEIDEIEVMTTDTHTVNTLSRGYNPIGIAKRPEIIEYVKTSIVEAIKDLEKVEVGTGTEKIKNLKTFGPKNSTELISTISSVVAVSKIIAPVLLITALLIVFIWIFFGGL, from the coding sequence ATGTCAAGCATGAGTAGTGTTGCAGGACTATCAAAGTTTATTACAACTTTGCCAAAAACCAGATATTCTGCAATGGGAATTATAATTCTAAGCTTTTTATTGGGAAGCACCATTTTTTTAATTGATTTGACACCCAACCAATGGATTGTAGAAGAATTAATTTACGGAGGATTATATGGAATATTAGTTTTCGGAATCACCTCCATGATGAGTGGTTTTCTTAATCAACAAATTATCAGCATGCTTCATGGAATAAACCTGAAAATCAAACATTCAATGTTCTTATCATGTCTTTCCATGACCTTTTTAGGCATAGTCATAATTTTAGGATGCATTGTATCATGGTTAATTAACACAGACATATTTTTAAATTCCATGCTATTCGGTTGTGTTTTAATATATGGATTCAATACATTAGTATTCTGGGCAACATCCAAAGTTCGCTTTACAGTAGCCGCAATAACCGGCTTGATTCAACCTATACTTATACTTACAATGTATACTTTAATCACATTCTTGTTTATTGACACTAGCTTCATAGGCCCAGTTATTTTACAAATCACTATTAAAGCAATTGTTGCAGCAATAATCTTTGTTTTAGCCATTTATGCATTCATCACAATTATTGCATCACCATTTCAAAAGAATTTGGGCATTGGAGTTTTGGATTTATTAAGTTTATTCATTGCCCATATGAACGAAGGATCAAATTCCCTTGAAGGCCTATTTGAAACAATGGGCGAAGCTATTGATACCGTAGTTACTTTCGTTAGTTTTAAAAATGAAAATGGAATAAAAGCATTATTCATCTCCCCATCAGTTCATCCAGGACCATTGGGTGATTTGGGAGGGTCCAATATGCCAACACTCCTTGCAAACAAGTTCGACCATTTCACAATGGTTGCACATGGCCCTTCAACACATGATTTTAATCCAATTGCAGTTTCTGAAATCGATAAAATCGAAAACACTGTAAAAGAAGGTTTAAAAAAGGTCGAATATTCACCAAATGCAAGCAAATTTGTAAGGTACAATGCTGAAAAGGCCAATATTGGAGTTCAATTCTTCAATGAAGGAATGGTAATCTTATCAACTTTTGCTCCGGAAGCGGTTGACGATATTGAATTTGGTGTTGGGCTTACAATGATGGCCCAAAGTAGAAGCAAATGTAACGTTGAAGATTCAATCATTGTCGATTGCCATAATTCATTCGAACCCGAAAGTGGCGAAGTCCTTCCTGGAAATTCAGAAGTGTTCCATCTAATTGAAGTCATTGAAAAAATTGATGCCAACCAGGATAAGGAATCAATCAAAATAGGTTGCTACGAAAATTCCATGGAGACCATGGACAAGCAGGAGGGAATAGGTGAAAGTGGAATTAAGACAATGGTAATTGAAGTCGATGGTCAAAGGACTGCATACGTTTTATTTGATTCAAACAACATGGAAATTGGATTCAGGCAGGAAATCATAGATGCTGTGAAAGATTTAGAAATAGATGAAATTGAAGTAATGACAACAGATACTCATACAGTAAATACGCTTTCCAGAGGATATAATCCAATTGGAATTGCAAAAAGACCCGAAATAATTGAATATGTGAAAACAAGTATTGTTGAAGCGATAAAAGATTTAGAAAAAGTAGAAGTTGGAACTGGAACTGAAAAAATCAAGAATTTGAAAACTTTCGGACCAAAAAATTCAACAGAATTAATATCAACAATTAGTTCTGTTGTAGCCGTCAGCAAAATCATAGCTCCAGTCTTACTGATTACAGCATTATTAATAGTATTTATATGGATTTTCTTTGGTGGATTATAA
- a CDS encoding peptidoglycan-binding protein — MGQNIGDNITDNIEYGNQNAYAENSNDDSTDYLGMIEETEVEENSGMIYVSTDGNDSIADGSKNNPYKTINKGINNSDEGSTIYLSEGTFDEFNLTVDKDLTIVGVKDKTVVDGKKISRIFQMGSGVKLTLIGLTLINGYDGGKNGIGGTIYNNGGELTLIDCTIKDSNAGLNGGAIYNDKGALTIINSNIINNSASKYGGAIYSLGITKIENSFFTENHVLYMEGVGGAIACGGTASFNNNLFLKNYAIYSAGAILNLANATINNCSFINQYTNYTAGAISNHNHLIINNSQFIGGYARYYAAAILAPPSGQHVVTEVYNTIIEGNYVTNHAAVSNNFKDTELKMENCAIVDNYILLKSGPAYGDIALDDNASVLYCWWGKNEVGNYYSPHSGDIEPWKINASRWLIMTFTSDNGIVYQHENNILTVSLHQYFDNETKEIYDYDTYINLPLTVKFYTGTGKTIKNVVLNNGTATISYSPEPNVRAVYAQLNNQILEIPVKSKNDSKITVNDFTGYYKSNEKLEVKLTDADDNGLFNKTVNLTISGKTYSARTNQSGIANFAIDSYPGTYNAEISFIDEDYKNQIKDINVNILKNNTSIFAKDLVKFYNDGKKLTVKLIDNNKKPLASKKVKLTITGKNYYCTTNSNGIATFAINNKVGNYNVRISFDGDKVYQKSQVSAKVTVKFKTVSKGSKDKAMVKKIQVALKKNGYSRIYKGSYLKIDGVYEKLTEKAVKQFQKDKGLKVTGKVDESTAKKLKII, encoded by the coding sequence ATGGGTCAAAATATTGGGGATAATATAACTGATAATATCGAATATGGTAATCAAAATGCATATGCTGAAAATTCAAACGATGATTCGACTGATTATTTAGGAATGATTGAAGAAACTGAAGTGGAAGAAAATTCAGGTATGATTTATGTTTCTACAGATGGTAATGATTCAATTGCGGATGGAAGCAAAAATAATCCATATAAAACAATTAATAAAGGAATAAATAACAGTGATGAAGGATCAACTATCTATTTGTCAGAGGGAACATTCGATGAATTTAACCTCACTGTTGATAAAGATTTGACTATTGTAGGGGTAAAGGACAAGACTGTTGTAGATGGAAAAAAGATATCCAGAATATTTCAAATGGGTTCCGGCGTAAAATTAACATTAATTGGACTGACTTTAATTAATGGGTATGATGGAGGAAAAAACGGCATCGGAGGAACCATTTATAATAATGGAGGGGAACTTACTTTAATAGATTGTACAATAAAGGACTCTAATGCTGGCCTTAATGGGGGTGCAATATACAATGATAAAGGAGCATTAACCATAATAAACTCAAATATCATTAATAACTCCGCATCTAAATATGGAGGGGCCATATATTCCTTAGGCATTACAAAAATCGAAAACTCATTCTTTACAGAAAATCACGTTCTATATATGGAAGGAGTTGGGGGAGCTATTGCATGTGGAGGGACTGCATCTTTTAACAATAATTTGTTCTTAAAGAATTATGCGATATACTCTGCGGGAGCAATACTTAATTTAGCAAATGCGACAATTAATAATTGTAGTTTTATCAATCAATATACTAATTATACTGCAGGAGCAATCAGCAATCATAATCACTTAATAATCAATAACAGTCAATTTATTGGTGGATATGCAAGATATTATGCGGCTGCAATTCTCGCACCTCCAAGTGGGCAGCATGTTGTGACTGAAGTATACAATACCATTATTGAAGGAAACTATGTGACAAATCATGCAGCAGTATCCAACAACTTCAAAGACACTGAACTTAAAATGGAAAACTGCGCTATTGTTGATAATTACATCCTTCTTAAGAGTGGCCCTGCATATGGAGATATTGCATTGGATGACAATGCTTCCGTATTATATTGCTGGTGGGGCAAAAATGAGGTGGGCAATTATTATTCCCCACATAGCGGTGATATTGAACCATGGAAAATAAATGCATCAAGATGGCTAATAATGACTTTCACATCAGATAATGGAATAGTGTATCAACACGAAAACAACATATTAACTGTCAGCTTGCATCAATACTTTGATAATGAAACAAAAGAGATATATGATTATGATACGTATATTAACTTGCCTTTGACTGTTAAATTTTATACAGGCACTGGAAAAACAATAAAGAATGTCGTACTCAATAATGGAACTGCTACAATTAGTTATTCTCCAGAGCCAAATGTAAGGGCCGTTTACGCTCAATTAAACAATCAAATTTTGGAAATTCCAGTAAAATCTAAAAATGACTCTAAAATCACAGTTAATGATTTCACAGGTTACTATAAATCAAACGAAAAGTTAGAAGTGAAATTGACAGATGCTGATGATAATGGCCTTTTCAACAAAACCGTTAATTTAACAATATCCGGAAAAACTTATAGTGCAAGGACAAATCAATCCGGAATAGCGAATTTTGCAATTGATTCATATCCTGGAACCTATAATGCTGAAATAAGTTTCATTGATGAGGATTACAAAAATCAAATTAAAGATATTAATGTAAACATTCTAAAAAACAATACATCTATATTTGCAAAAGATCTTGTAAAATTCTATAATGACGGCAAGAAATTAACTGTAAAATTGATAGACAATAATAAAAAACCATTAGCCTCTAAAAAGGTTAAACTCACTATCACAGGCAAAAACTACTATTGTACAACTAATAGTAACGGAATAGCTACTTTTGCTATAAACAATAAAGTGGGCAATTACAATGTAAGAATCTCGTTCGATGGAGATAAGGTATATCAAAAATCTCAGGTGAGTGCTAAAGTTACAGTTAAATTCAAAACAGTTTCCAAAGGCAGTAAGGATAAGGCTATGGTTAAAAAAATACAAGTAGCTCTAAAAAAGAATGGCTATTCCCGCATCTATAAAGGTAGCTACTTAAAGATTGATGGTGTCTATGAAAAATTAACAGAAAAGGCAGTAAAGCAATTCCAAAAAGATAAGGGATTGAAAGTAACTGGAAAAGTAGATGAAAGCACAGCTAAAAAACTAAAAATAATATAG
- a CDS encoding FumA C-terminus/TtdB family hydratase beta subunit, translating into MERKLNVPIKDENLCELNAGDVVYLTGNIITARDQAHKRLLEEGAPLDIDGAVLFHAGPIISKNDEEYEMVAVGPTTSMRMNPYQSDVLDMGPKIVIGKGGMDDSVREALVRNEAIYVVATGGCAALYVDAVEKIESVAWLDLGMPEAMWNLKVKDFGPLIVAMDSHGNSLYD; encoded by the coding sequence ATGGAAAGAAAATTGAATGTTCCGATTAAAGACGAAAATTTATGTGAGCTAAATGCTGGTGATGTGGTTTATTTAACTGGAAACATCATCACTGCTAGAGATCAGGCTCATAAACGATTGCTTGAAGAGGGTGCTCCTTTAGATATTGATGGGGCTGTTTTATTCCATGCCGGACCAATTATCTCTAAAAATGATGAGGAATATGAAATGGTGGCTGTAGGTCCTACAACATCCATGAGAATGAATCCTTATCAAAGTGATGTTTTGGATATGGGTCCTAAAATCGTCATTGGAAAAGGTGGAATGGACGATAGTGTTCGCGAAGCATTGGTTCGAAACGAGGCAATTTATGTAGTGGCTACTGGAGGATGCGCCGCATTATATGTCGATGCCGTTGAAAAAATTGAAAGTGTTGCCTGGTTAGACTTGGGAATGCCTGAAGCGATGTGGAATTTAAAAGTAAAAGATTTCGGCCCTCTCATTGTTGCAATGGACAGTCATGGAAATAGTTTATATGACTGA
- a CDS encoding TIGR03576 family pyridoxal phosphate-dependent enzyme, with amino-acid sequence MIINNSLDEVKKRENALSIIKEIVEDSGRNSLFDLTGLSGGFIASPSEISLLETYVGPAIFEEELQEVGRQHMGGEKILPLNRTSSGILATILALVSKDSNVVHYLAQLPAHPSIPRSCKLVGANYSETDVFKEFSIPENTSLVIVTGSTMDHKVIDEDEFRQVIDMAHEKGIPVMVDDASGARLRTVVFNQPKACDLGVDIAITSTDKLMPGPRGGLMAGSEDLIDKIKIKVNQFGLEAQPPLVLAMLNGIKSFNEENLINSFSRKEDLIELLNSKFDNFKTTPTGVMITPEGLANEINLNHNLSENDLAFVFSFILLKEYGIITIPAVSMPGASATIRFDLSTNDAFNMDLNDLCKKIESSFNKLQEVVINEDKCREIVFSF; translated from the coding sequence ATGATTATTAATAATTCCTTAGATGAAGTTAAAAAAAGAGAGAATGCTCTTTCAATTATTAAAGAGATAGTTGAAGATAGTGGTAGAAATTCCCTTTTTGACTTAACTGGATTGTCAGGAGGTTTTATTGCATCGCCTTCTGAAATTAGCCTTTTAGAAACATATGTTGGTCCAGCTATTTTTGAAGAAGAATTGCAGGAGGTTGGTAGGCAGCATATGGGTGGGGAGAAAATTCTACCTTTAAACAGAACTTCTTCCGGAATATTAGCTACAATTTTAGCTCTCGTTAGTAAAGATTCAAATGTTGTACATTATCTTGCACAATTGCCTGCACATCCATCAATTCCAAGAAGTTGCAAGTTAGTTGGCGCTAATTATTCTGAAACTGATGTTTTTAAAGAGTTTTCAATACCTGAAAACACTTCATTGGTTATAGTGACAGGTTCTACAATGGATCATAAAGTAATTGATGAGGATGAATTTAGGCAGGTTATTGACATGGCTCATGAAAAGGGCATACCTGTCATGGTTGATGACGCATCAGGAGCAAGACTTAGAACAGTTGTTTTCAATCAACCAAAAGCATGTGATTTGGGTGTGGATATTGCCATTACAAGCACTGATAAATTAATGCCGGGTCCAAGAGGCGGTTTGATGGCAGGGAGTGAAGATTTAATTGATAAAATAAAAATAAAAGTTAATCAATTTGGTCTTGAGGCCCAGCCCCCATTAGTTCTTGCAATGCTAAACGGTATTAAAAGTTTCAATGAGGAAAATTTAATCAACAGCTTTTCAAGAAAAGAGGATCTAATTGAACTGTTAAATTCAAAATTTGATAATTTCAAAACCACCCCTACAGGAGTCATGATTACTCCCGAAGGCTTGGCAAATGAAATAAATCTAAATCATAACCTGTCCGAAAATGATTTGGCTTTTGTATTCTCATTTATTTTATTAAAAGAGTATGGAATTATTACGATTCCTGCAGTTTCAATGCCTGGTGCATCAGCAACAATAAGATTTGACCTATCCACCAATGATGCATTTAATATGGATTTAAATGATTTATGTAAAAAAATAGAATCTTCATTTAATAAGCTACAAGAAGTAGTTATTAATGAAGATAAATGTAGGGAGATTGTATTTAGTTTTTGA